A stretch of Dermochelys coriacea isolate rDerCor1 chromosome 6, rDerCor1.pri.v4, whole genome shotgun sequence DNA encodes these proteins:
- the LOC122460854 gene encoding proline-rich protein 33-like, whose translation MLITVTPPDEPASLHPQIPPPAILPKPGKDNLRLQRLLKKVAKKNTPLASQQAKSFRSNLSPVSEASPDLEHCERSSPLKTPETSMHITIRLPPRFSIKPVIHHVSSPFPKAKPFTLKVTEQRRISEHLKLSVSPVASPVHRQSPWQPKGMTKPDTPTQLPSPQAHCVFVFPDPPVSISPVIEAPVEVTHVTKVHACVHSVQAPRAKTPLPDQSSTALSSEDRQPSAAHTGKSNTEPPAGPAPVTLNADEAGAATPKSKDPMLPTMTAEPPYKTLKSSTPRESVGTAFLSPRMPDPQFSRPETPGSDTARSRTEWVPELPEPHSKSLRPMTPHTAQEAKVPADNTRAFSTEAKEELVMPPQPTATIPSPSPKAEPPPPSVEKARPLTAKLGGWSRLKKHLTVEPEEPQFPETKPAKPEQEEAGSKAECSQGNASQDNRLIKSRATKMWDAILYQMTALKRRKQQEEEKGIRKEEGFSFRCRLPLLHRPRFDARKLKELASKPMTKITTMLESSLLHHKTPKEPKNFNRTASGWQLK comes from the coding sequence ATGCTGATCACGGTAACACCACCTGACGAGCCAGCATCCCTCCATCCACAGATTCCACCCCCTGCCATACTACCGAAACCCGGTAAGGACAATCTTAGGCTCCAGAGACTCTTGAAGAAAGTTGCAAAGAAAAATACACCACTAGCCTCCCAGCAAGCCAAATCCTTCCGGTCCAACCTCTCCCCAGTGAGCGAGGCCAGCCCAGACCTAGAGCACTGCGAGCGCTCATCCCCGCTGAAGACCCCAGAAACGTCGATGCACATCACCATCCGCCTCCCTCCCCGGTTCTCCATCAAGCCAGTCATCCACCACGTCTCATCTCCTTTCCCGAAGGCCAAGCCATTCACGCTCAAAGTAACTGAGCAGAGGAGAATCTCTGAACACCTCAAGCTCTCCGTCTCTCCAGTAGCATCCCCTGTGCACAGGCAGTCCCCATGGCAACCAAAAGGGATGACAAAACCAGACACGCCCACCCAGCTGCCCTCTCCACAGGCACATTGTGTATTCGTTTTCCCTGACCCTCCTGTTTCCATCTCACCTGTCATAGAAGCCCCGGTGGAAGTTACCCACGTCACCAAAGTGCACGCTTGTGTCCACAGCGTACAGGCACCCAGAGCAAAGACCCCCTTACCAGACCAATCCTCTACAGCCCTCAGCAGTGAGGACAGGCAGCCTTCAGCAGCCCatactggcaaaagcaacacagagccacctgcaggGCCAGCACCAGTCACTCTCAATGCTGATGAGGCTGGAGCTGCTACTCCCAAATCAAAGGACCCCATGCTTCCCACCATGACAGCAGAGCCCCCCTACAAAACTCTTAAGTCTTCAACTCCCAGAGAGTCTGTTGGGACTGCTTTCCTCAGTCCCCGGATGCCAGATCCCCAATTCAGTAGACCAGAAACCCCAGGAAGTGACACAGCAAGGTCCAGAACAGAGTGGGTTCCTGAACTCCCTGAGCCACACAGCAAAAGCCTAAGGCCAATGACTCCCCATACAGCTCAAGAAGCCAAAGTGCCAGCTGACAATACCAGGGCTTTCTCCACAGAAGCAAAGGAAGAGCTGGTCATGCCACCACAGCCAACAGCCACCATTCCCAGTCCTTCCCCCAAAGCTGAGCCTCCACCACCATCTGTGGAGAAGGCCAGACCTCTTACAGCCAAGCTTGGTGGATGGTCTCGCCTCAAGAAGCACTTGACAGTGGAACCTGAGGAGCCCCAATTCCCAGAAACTAAGCCAGCCAAGCCTGAACAGGAGGAAGCAGGAAGTAAAGCAGAATGCTCTCAAGGTAATGCCAGCCAAGACAACAGGCTGATTAAATCAAGGGCCACCAAAATGTGGGACGCCATTTTATATCAGATGACAGCCCTCAAGAGGAGAAAGCAgcaagaggaagaaaaaggaataaGGAAAGAGGAGGGATTCTCATTCCGGTGCCGCTTGCCCCTTCTCCACAGACCACGTTTCGATGCCCGGAAACTGAAGGAGCTGGCTTCCAAACCAATGACGAAGATCACCACCATGTTAGAGTCGAGCCTACTCCACCACAAGACACCCAAGGAGCCCAAGAATTTTAACAGGACTGCATCAGGTTGGCAGCTCAAGTGA